A region of bacterium DNA encodes the following proteins:
- a CDS encoding ester cyclase: MKIQESVRDLYSMIQNGNALEAFEKYYADDVVMQENETSPTVGKEANRNRENEFFSKVTEFRGMEIKSIAVGDNVAAIECFLDYTHADWGIRKYTQVSVQRWKDGKIVHERFYYGN, translated from the coding sequence TGTCCGCGATCTGTATTCCATGATCCAGAATGGAAATGCTTTGGAAGCTTTTGAAAAATATTACGCCGATGACGTTGTCATGCAGGAAAACGAAACATCGCCGACCGTCGGCAAAGAAGCGAATCGTAACCGCGAGAATGAATTTTTCTCAAAAGTTACTGAATTTCGCGGCATGGAGATTAAATCGATTGCCGTCGGCGATAACGTCGCGGCGATAGAATGTTTTCTCGATTATACACACGCCGATTGGGGCATCCGTAAATATACGCAAGTATCTGTTCAGCGCTGGAAAGACGGCAAGATCGTACACGAGCGCTTTTACTACGGCAACTAA